In one window of Acanthochromis polyacanthus isolate Apoly-LR-REF ecotype Palm Island chromosome 8, KAUST_Apoly_ChrSc, whole genome shotgun sequence DNA:
- the phlda2 gene encoding pleckstrin homology-like domain family A member 2: protein MKMSAAEISQVLKEGELEKRSDSLLQFWKRKTCVLTTDSLNIYADTQKRSKGKELKLQSIKKVDCVERTGKFVYFTIVTTDNKEIDFRCSGEENCWNAVITMALIDYQNRKAIQDFKTRQDNESASPGQQERRMARAP, encoded by the coding sequence atgaaaatgtcagCGGCGGAGATCAGCCAGGTCCTCAAGGAGGGAGAGCTGGAGAAGAGGAGCGACAGCCTGCTCCAGTTCTGGAAGAGGAAAACGTGCGTCCTGACCACGGACAGCCTCAACATTTACGCCGACACGCAGAAACGCTCCAAGGGCAAGGAGCTGAAGCTGCAGTCCATCAAGAAGGTGGACTGCGTGGAGCGCACCGGCAAGTTCGTCTATTTCACCATCGTGACCACAGACAATAAGGAGATCGATTTTCGGTGCTCCGGAGAGGAGAACTGCTGGAACGCGGTGATCACcatggcactgattgattaccaGAACAGGAAGGCCATCCAGGACTTTAAGACGCGGCAGGACAACGAGAGCGCGTCGCCCGGACAGCAGGAGAGGCGCATGGCGAGGGCGCCCTGA